DNA sequence from the Streptomyces sp. NBC_01497 genome:
CGACCAGGGTCGACTTGCCGTCGTCCACGGATCCTGCCGTGGCGAAGCGCAGCAGTGAGGCCGCCCTGGGAGGTGCGGCGGTGGTCGTCATGGGGGATGTCACTCTCCTCGTCGTTGGGTGGCTGGGAGGGTCGACCGGGCGCAGGCCGGGCGCCCGGGGACGGCGTGCGGGGAGCAGTGCGAGGCGGGCCGTCGGCGCGGTGGCCGGGCCGTCCGGCCAGGCAGCCCCGATCGTGCGGGCCCCGAGGCGGACCCCGCCACGTCACGCCTGCTCGGGTACGCGGGGTCAGAAGTAGCCCTCGCGCTTGCGGTCCTCCATGGCCGCCTCCGACAGCTTGTCGTCCGCACGGGTCGCGCCGCGCTCCGTCAGCCGCGATGCCGCGACCTCCGCGATGACCTCTTCCGTGGTGGTGGCCTCCGATTCGACGGCACCGGTGCAGGACATGTCCCCGACGGTCCGGTAGCGGACCTGCCGCTGTTCGACGGTCTCGTCCTCCTCGGGACCGCCCCAGTCCCCCGGTGCCAGCCACATGCCGGACCGTTGGAAGACGTCACGGTCGTGGGCGTAGTAGATCGCCGGCAGGTCGATGTCCTGGTGGTCGATGTACTGCCACACGTCCAGCTCCGTCCAGTTGGACAGCGGGAAGACACGGACGTGTTCGCCGGGCGCGTGGTGGCCGTTGTAGAGCTGCCACAGCTCCGGACGCTGGCGGCGGGGGTCCCAGCCGCCGAACTCGTCGCGCAGTGAGAAGATCCGCTCCTTGGCGCGCGCCTTCTCCTCGTCCCTGCGTCCGCCGCCGAACACCGCGTCGAAGCGGCCCTCGTTGATCGCGTCCAGCAGGGGCACGGTCTGCAGGGGGTTGCGCGTTCCGTCGGGGCGCTCGCGCAGCCGCCCGTCATCGATGTAGTCCTGCACGGACGCGACGTGCAGCCGCAGACCGTACTCCTCGACCGTGCGGTCCCGGTGGTCGAGGACCTCCGGGAAGTTGTGACCGGTGTCGACGTGCAGCAGGCCGAACGGCAGCGGGGCCGGCGCGAACGCCTTGCGCGCGAGGTGCAGCATGACGATGGAGTCCTTGCCGCCGGAGAAGAGGATCACCGGCCGTTCGAACTCGCCGGCGACCTCTCGGAAGATGTGCACCGCCTCCGATTCGAGCGCGTCGAGGTGCGACAGCGCGTACGGGTCTTCCGTGCGTTCGGCGTCCTGGGCGTGCCGGCCGTCCCTGGTGAGGCGGGCCTCGACAGTGGTCATGCCAACTCCTTCCGTATCAGCAGTTCGTGCAGCGCGTCGACCGAGTCGGCCGCATTCTCGGCCTGGGTCTCGATCCGCAAGTCGGGTGCCTCGGGTGCTTCGTAGGGGTCGTCCACTCCTGTCAGGCCCGTGACCCGGCCGACCGCCTGCCCGGCGTACAGGCCCTTCACGTCACGCTGTGAGCAGACCTCGACGGGGGTGGCGACATGCACCTCCAGATAGGGGGTCGCCGTCGTCTCGTGGCGGCCACGCACCTCCTGCCGGGAGTCCGCGTAGGGCGCGATCACCGGGACGAGTACCAGCACGCCGTTGCGTGCCAGTGTCTGCGCGACCAGACCGATGCGCTGGACGTTGAGATGGCGGTCCTCGCGGGAGAAGCCGAGGCCGGCGGACAGGAACCGGCGGATCTCGTCGCCGTCGAGTACTTCCACCCGACGCCCTTCGTGCCTGAGCCGCTCGGCCAGTGCGTGGGCGATGGTGCTCTTTCCCGCGCTCGGCAGGCCGGTGAGCCATACGGTCGCGCCGGGCCAGCAGGTGCAGAACGGGGGTGCTGTCACCGCCTGGTCATTCTTCACGGCGGCCTCCGGCAGTGGGCGCCTCTTCGTCGCCCGGTCCTTCTGTGCCCACGGCGGATCCTTCTCCTGCGGGCAGGTCCGACAGTTCGCTCAGCGCCTTCGTCAGTACGGCGATCCCGCGCAGGTACTCGTTCACGAGGGCGTACTCGTTGTCACTGTGGTCCAGGGCGCTGTCCCCGGGGCCGTAGGTCGCCATGGGGATGTCCCAGGCCTCGGCAAGTGTGTTCATGTCGGACGTGGCCGTCTTCACAGCCGGACGCGGTGTGCCGCCGAGCGAGCGGATGCCCGCGCTGAGGGCGCGGACGACCGGGCCCCTGCGATCCGTCCGCACCGCCCGTACGCCGTTGACGACCTGCAGTTCCCCGCCCCTGGCGCGCTCGCGCAGGGCGGCCACGAAGGCGCCCTGGTCGAAGCCGGTGGGGGTGCGGACACTGATGTCCAGTTCGGCGTCCTCGGCGTCGCCCCGCATGCCGACGAGCGTGGCGCCGGGCGTCGAGAACGAGCCGTGGCCCTGGTCGGGGCCGAGCAGTTCCAGGACGTCCTGCCAGAGCGCGGCGGCGCATTCGGACGCCTTCTCCACGGGGTTGCTGGGGTGCGTGGCCGGGCGGTGGACCCGGTAGGCCAGGTCGAGTTTGCCCTTGTAGCCGATGACGATGCCGGGCCAGCCGCTGGGTTCGCCGACGACGAGAGCGTCGGGCCGCGGCAGCGTACGGCCGATGTGCACTGCTCCGCGGGAGCACGGGGTCTCCTCCTCGACCACTCCCACGACCGTCAGGCGGCCGGGGAAGTCGCGGTGTGCGGCGACCGCGCGGATCATTGCGGCAAGGGGGCCCTTGGCGTCCACGGAGCCACGCCCGTAGAGGCGATCGCCCTCGCGGCGCACGGGCACCGCGCCGGGGACGGTGTCCATGTGTCCGAGCAGCATGATGTGCGGTCCG
Encoded proteins:
- the cysD gene encoding sulfate adenylyltransferase subunit CysD, encoding MTTVEARLTRDGRHAQDAERTEDPYALSHLDALESEAVHIFREVAGEFERPVILFSGGKDSIVMLHLARKAFAPAPLPFGLLHVDTGHNFPEVLDHRDRTVEEYGLRLHVASVQDYIDDGRLRERPDGTRNPLQTVPLLDAINEGRFDAVFGGGRRDEEKARAKERIFSLRDEFGGWDPRRQRPELWQLYNGHHAPGEHVRVFPLSNWTELDVWQYIDHQDIDLPAIYYAHDRDVFQRSGMWLAPGDWGGPEEDETVEQRQVRYRTVGDMSCTGAVESEATTTEEVIAEVAASRLTERGATRADDKLSEAAMEDRKREGYF
- the cysC gene encoding adenylyl-sulfate kinase, translated to MKNDQAVTAPPFCTCWPGATVWLTGLPSAGKSTIAHALAERLRHEGRRVEVLDGDEIRRFLSAGLGFSREDRHLNVQRIGLVAQTLARNGVLVLVPVIAPYADSRQEVRGRHETTATPYLEVHVATPVEVCSQRDVKGLYAGQAVGRVTGLTGVDDPYEAPEAPDLRIETQAENAADSVDALHELLIRKELA
- a CDS encoding M20/M25/M40 family metallo-hydrolase, translated to MTTDISPSTEPAPALLGTDPDEAVDMLRSMLDIPSPSGEEHRIARHLTGVMTGLGLCARIDEAGNAIGETPARPGPHIMLLGHMDTVPGAVPVRREGDRLYGRGSVDAKGPLAAMIRAVAAHRDFPGRLTVVGVVEEETPCSRGAVHIGRTLPRPDALVVGEPSGWPGIVIGYKGKLDLAYRVHRPATHPSNPVEKASECAAALWQDVLELLGPDQGHGSFSTPGATLVGMRGDAEDAELDISVRTPTGFDQGAFVAALRERARGGELQVVNGVRAVRTDRRGPVVRALSAGIRSLGGTPRPAVKTATSDMNTLAEAWDIPMATYGPGDSALDHSDNEYALVNEYLRGIAVLTKALSELSDLPAGEGSAVGTEGPGDEEAPTAGGRREE